The following nucleotide sequence is from Gymnodinialimonas phycosphaerae.
GGGCCGAAATTGGCGCAGCGCGTGGTGATGGAGTTGAAAGACAAGGCCCCGGCCGTGATGGCGATGGGGGGGACGCTGAACGACGCGCTGGACGCGGTTGTCGAGGACGATGCGCCGGGGGCGGCTGCCGCTGCGGCTGTGGCCACCGCGCCGACCGCCGCGCCGACGCGCGCGCGATCCGCGTCCAATGCCCAGGCCGAGGCGCTTTCGGCGCTTCAGAACCTGGGCTACGGTCCCTCGGACGCGGCGCGGGCGGTGGCGCAGGCCGCCGATGAGGCCGCCGATCAGGCCTCTGAGACGCCCGACCTGATCCGCGCCGCCCTGCGGCTTCTGGCCCCCAGGGATTGAGCCCGATGCGCCCGCCCCCCGCGCCGCACCCAAAGCCTTGCAAGG
It contains:
- the ruvA gene encoding Holliday junction branch migration protein RuvA → MIGKLTGRLDYRGTDHALIDVGGVGYVVHCSDRTLAALPGRGDVVSLYTELLVREDLLQLFGFLTPYEKEWHRLLTSVQGVGAKASMAILGTLGAEGAGRAITLGDATAIKAAPGVGPKLAQRVVMELKDKAPAVMAMGGTLNDALDAVVEDDAPGAAAAAAVATAPTAAPTRARSASNAQAEALSALQNLGYGPSDAARAVAQAADEAADQASETPDLIRAALRLLAPRD